One stretch of Pseudomonas fragi DNA includes these proteins:
- a CDS encoding phage terminase large subunit family protein, translating into MTTSPPWMRALADAVRRGLNALYKEPPLTAVEWADTHFYLSSESSYQQGRWVTAAFQVAILNAMGNDLIRVFNLHKSARVGYTKMLMANIGYKIQHKKRNVLSYCPTDPDADELMKRHVDTMIRDVPVLLALAPWFGRKHSDNTQDAKRFDNQKMLWCLGGKAARNYREKSPDEVIYDELSKFDHDIEGEGSPTSLGDKRLEGATYKKSIRGSTLGIAGQCQISRAAEKSPHYLRFHIKPPCCEGEQHLKWGGKDEPYGLKWCTNELGEVENAWYLCEHCQGGTFEYHEMVEAAQFGRYICERTGIWTRNGMEWFGADDQPIPTPRSVTFHIWTIYSTFTTWVDIAAERIEVGKDLGKLKTFVNTTLGEVWEEDQTEKVDWEQLRDRRENYGAQVPGRAVALFGSIDTQDDRYEGRVWAFGAGEESWLVYRFILYGDPASQVLRKKVGVELHRQFTRADGQVMGVERWCWDSGGHYSDEVRLESRKHGVHWVIPIFGASVYGKPIANFPRKKEKKSKTYLTEVGTDNAKEIIYNRLKIQPDGDQPVPGCVHFPADDNICDEAELKQLTSESKKWVVVRGRRVFRWDASKRRNEALDCYVYAIAALRISQQRFGLDLDELSRGLPQVIERPQDEPAELSAPAAEPEPAAHQPPAEPISVGGWVDTGQGAWL; encoded by the coding sequence ACTACATCGCCACCCTGGATGAGGGCGCTGGCTGACGCCGTTCGACGGGGACTCAATGCACTGTACAAAGAGCCGCCGCTGACGGCGGTGGAGTGGGCCGACACGCATTTTTATCTGTCGTCGGAGTCCTCTTATCAGCAAGGCCGCTGGGTGACGGCCGCGTTTCAGGTGGCGATCCTCAACGCTATGGGCAATGACCTGATTCGGGTGTTCAACCTGCACAAGTCGGCTCGCGTGGGTTACACCAAGATGCTGATGGCCAACATCGGCTACAAGATTCAGCACAAAAAACGCAACGTGCTGAGCTACTGCCCGACCGATCCCGACGCTGACGAGCTGATGAAACGGCACGTCGACACGATGATCCGTGACGTTCCGGTGCTGCTGGCCCTGGCACCGTGGTTCGGCCGCAAGCACAGCGACAACACGCAAGACGCCAAGCGTTTCGATAACCAGAAGATGCTGTGGTGCCTGGGCGGCAAGGCAGCGCGCAACTACCGGGAGAAAAGCCCGGACGAGGTGATCTACGACGAGCTGTCGAAGTTCGACCACGACATTGAGGGGGAGGGCTCGCCCACCTCTTTGGGGGACAAGCGCCTTGAGGGTGCAACCTACAAGAAATCCATACGCGGCTCAACGCTGGGTATCGCCGGCCAATGCCAGATCAGCCGGGCGGCCGAGAAGTCGCCGCACTACCTGCGATTCCATATCAAACCGCCGTGCTGTGAAGGTGAACAGCACCTGAAGTGGGGCGGCAAGGATGAGCCTTACGGGCTCAAGTGGTGCACCAACGAGCTGGGCGAAGTCGAGAACGCTTGGTATCTGTGCGAGCACTGTCAGGGCGGTACTTTTGAATATCACGAAATGGTCGAGGCGGCCCAGTTCGGGCGTTACATCTGCGAACGCACGGGCATATGGACGCGCAACGGCATGGAGTGGTTCGGCGCGGATGACCAGCCGATCCCCACGCCGCGCTCGGTCACGTTTCATATCTGGACGATTTATTCGACGTTCACCACTTGGGTGGATATTGCGGCCGAGCGGATCGAGGTCGGCAAGGACTTGGGCAAGCTCAAGACCTTTGTAAACACGACGCTGGGCGAAGTCTGGGAAGAAGACCAGACGGAAAAGGTCGACTGGGAGCAGTTGCGCGACCGTCGCGAGAACTACGGCGCACAAGTACCGGGCCGCGCCGTGGCGCTGTTCGGTTCCATCGACACGCAGGACGACCGTTACGAGGGCCGTGTCTGGGCGTTCGGCGCCGGTGAGGAAAGTTGGCTGGTTTACCGATTCATTCTGTACGGCGACCCGGCCAGTCAGGTGCTGCGCAAAAAGGTGGGCGTGGAGCTGCACCGCCAGTTCACCCGGGCCGATGGTCAGGTGATGGGCGTCGAGCGATGGTGCTGGGACTCCGGCGGCCACTACTCGGACGAGGTGCGGCTGGAAAGCCGCAAACATGGCGTGCATTGGGTCATTCCGATTTTCGGTGCAAGCGTCTACGGCAAGCCCATTGCCAACTTCCCGCGCAAGAAAGAAAAGAAGAGCAAGACCTACCTCACCGAGGTGGGCACCGACAACGCCAAAGAGATTATTTACAACCGTCTCAAAATCCAGCCAGACGGCGATCAGCCGGTACCTGGCTGCGTGCATTTCCCTGCCGACGACAACATCTGCGATGAGGCCGAGCTGAAGCAGCTCACCTCGGAAAGCAAAAAGTGGGTCGTGGTCAGGGGGCGCCGGGTGTTCCGTTGGGATGCCAGCAAGCGGCGTAACGAGGCGCTGGACTGTTACGTGTACGCCATCGCGGCGCTACGGATCAGCCAGCAGCGTTTTGGTCTGGATCTGGACGAGCTTTCAAGGGGGCTGCCTCAAGTCATTGAGCGGCCGCAAGACGAGCCGGCCGAACTATCCGCCCCGGCCGCCGAGCCGGAACCGGCGGCCCACCAACCCCCAGCTGAGCCGATATCTGTTGGCGGCTGGGTCGACACAGGACAAGGCGCATGGCTGTAG